The Streptomyces sp. ALI-76-A nucleotide sequence CCGCCACCTGCGGGACGCGCGCAGGGCCGGTGAGCTGCGGAGCCGGTCCCGGGCCGGCCGAGAGGACGTCCAAGGCGCCGCCGTCCCGGCCTGGGATCTGCTGGGCTCGGTGCCGCCAGGGCGTGGCTGTGCCGTCGGTCGGTGGGCGGCCGAGGCGGGGATCCTGCTCCGCGCCGAGGGGCGGCCACCGGAACCGTCGCCGGGCGCTGCGGAGGCCGGCACCCGCTGCTCCTGCACTTGCATGTGCGCCTGCACCTGCACCTGCTCGGGGACCCGGGCGGGGCCGGGCCGCCCGTACCGCGGGTCGCGGCGGTGTCCGGTGTCCGCGGACGGCGACGCCGGCGCGCTGCCGGTCCGGCCCGACACGGCGACCTGGGTGCCGCCCGACCTGGAGCTGATCCACCCCGGCTGGGTCGAAGTCGGCCGCCTGCACCCGCTGGTCGCGTCCGCGCTGGCGCCGGACCGTCCGCCGACCGGTCCCTGCCGGACATCGGACCCGGCCGACCCGGCCGGACAACCGCGTCTCGTGGAGTGCCGGGGAGCCAGGCACCGCATCGCCCTGGTCGACGGAATGCTGGCGACGCTGGACCACGTCCCGGGCGAGATCCGGCGGGAGGAGCTGCCGGCCGCGCTGACCGGCACCCCGCTGCCCTGTCTGCGGGTGATCGACGAGGCGCACCGTCGTCGGGAGTGCCTCACCGACGTCCGCGTCCGCCTCGACCACGGCTCGCCGGTGCGCTGGCCGTCGTCGAGGGCCTGCTGGGGGCCCTGAGGCGCTGGTGCGCGACGGCGCCCTGCGGGACGAACTGGAGGCGGCCGCGCGGCGGTGGATCGCGTACGGACTGGTCCGGGCGGGCACGCGGGCCCCGCGCCCGGCCGAGGACAACCCCCACCACGTGCCCGGCTCACCGCGCCCCTGGGCCCGGGTGGCGGACATCGGGCAGGCGCTTCCTCTCTTCCGCGATGCGGAAGTGACCCCGGAAGCGACAACAATTTGCTGATCGATCATGCCAAGTGGCAGCATCGCGCGGATCGCATCCATCCAGTTGGCGCATACTGGTGACAATGCCAAAGTCACCCATGCCCAAGCGTCATCTGCCGACCAGCCCCTTCAAGGCCCCGGTCGTGCCGGTCCCCAAGCAGTTCGTCGTAGGAAGCCGAGTCACTCATGATGTGTACGGCCTCGGCCGGGTGACCGGTGTCGAGGAGGGCATCGCGGTGCTCGTCGACTTCGGATCACAGCAGACCCGGATCATGAGCCCGTACTCCAAGCTGACCAATCTCTGAGACCTGCTGCGCCCGAGTCAGTCGCGGCGCAGCAGGCGGTCGCCCGCTTCCAGGCCCCGTCAAGGGGCCCGTCCCACACCGCTCTGCTTGGCATGCCCGCAACGAAGGCGAGACTCCCATTCACACGTCCCCGCTGTTCTCCGACCCGGAGCCGAGTCCTCTGCAGTCCACGACGGATTCGCCCCCTCCGACCAGGAACCCCTTCCAGGCTCCCCCGGACGTGATGGAGGAGGCCTTCGACGCCCCCGCCATCGCGCCCGTGGTCCCCGGCACCCAGGAGCGACCGCGCGGCCCCCGCACGTCGTCGGCTCATTGACGGGCCCGGATCACCGACCGGCGAGGTATCTCAGCCGAACGCGACGGTCGGCGTCGTCCTGGCTGTCCTGTGGGTCCCACGTGTGCGAGGACTCCAGGGGAGCCGCCGCACGCCGCGCCGCCGCTGGTCGCCGCGTGCCGCCCGGGGCGCAGGACTGAGGCGGCACTCCACACGTACGGACGGCACCGTGGAGTCGTGGGCCTGACCTGGTCTCTTCAGGTCGGGCCCCCAACTGTTCCCAGCCGGCAGCGCTCCTGCCCGCGCGCTCTCCCGGAGGGCGGTCCGTACCCGCGGGGCGAGTCGAACGCCGACCCTTCACGGGCCGACGGCATCGGAGGTGCCGCCCGCGTTACGGGACTTGTCCCTCATCACGGTTGCCGGTCACACTCATCCGACTTCTCGACCGTCTCGGTGAAGGAGACGATCAGACGCTTCATGGCGTCGGCGTCCCTGTGGTCGGAACCGTAGGCCTGAATTCCGGTGTAGAGCTCTTGCCCGTACTTCTCGTCGACGCAGTCCTCCGTCTTGCCGAACGCCTGCCAGTCGGAATACACGTACCGGCCCCCGTCCGCGGTCTCCTCCACCCGCTCGAGGGTCTGGCCGCGGAGGAAGTACGCCGTGTCATGGCCGCCCTGCCACCATGTCTGGACCGTTCTGACGGCGAGCTTTCCGTCCACGCGCACATCGCACCAGGTCGACGCGGGGTTGACTTTGGGTTTGACGGAGAGCTTCTTCCCCGGCGGGAGGAACGGAGTGAGTTCCTTGGCGTCGACGCGTATGCCGCAGAGGGTGCCCGGCACGGAGTAGTCCCTGGTCTCTTCGTCGGCGCCGCATCCCGTGACCACGGGGGCCAGGACGGCGAGGAGGACAGCGACGCAGGCAGGACCGGAGCGTGGTCCGGGAACCGGTCGACGGCGGGTCATGGTGGTACCTCTCGAGGGCTGCTTGGTATCCGGGTGGGGTTCGGCGACTCGGTCAGGACGTGGTCCGGCTCCCCGGGGTACGGCCGTCGACGATCGCCTGGGCGTTGTAGAAACCCTGTCTGCCGCTTTCCCGGGCCCAGGTCTCGGCGTCGGCGGGGTCGACCATGCCGTGCTCTTCCGCGGCCAGCCGGGCCGCCTGGCCCGAGCGGCTGCCGTTGCTCTCCAGGCTCTGCTGCCAGCGCTCACCCCTCGCGTCCTCGGAATCCTCCAGTTCCGTGCTCTTGAAGTCCTGGAACATGGCTTCGAGGACGGTGCCGGTGACGGTGGTGGTGGCACCGCCCGCGACGGCTCCGACCCAGGGGGTGGCGACGAAGGAGGTTCCCACACCGACCGCCGTACCGAGACCACCGGAGATGCCGCTCTTGACCAGGTCCATCGAATCCTTGTAGGCCTCGTCCCGCTCCTTCCCGGCCGCCGCCAGTTCCTCCTGGCGGCCCAGGCCGAGGATGCCGGAGACCTCCCCCGACTTCGTCGCGATCTGCCGCACCACGCCTTCCGTGTCGTCGTCCACGACCTGGCCGGCAGGCAGATCGGGGTTGAGGTGGTGCTCCATCAGCTGGCTCATGTAGGCCTTCTGGCCCACCTCCACCGCCGCGTAGCCGTCCGGGTTCTGGCCCACCGTGAAGAGGAGCTTCGTCACGTCCCGCGGATCGAGGACGGCCTCTTCCCCGTACATCGGGTACATCTTCTGCGTCCGCTCCCACGACGTCGAGTCGGGGTCGGTCCGATCCGCGTCGCTGATGGACCGATTGATGTCCGGGAGGTACTCAGAGGTGATCTGCCCCACGCTGTCGAGCATGTGTCCGTGCTTGAGCAGACGCTCGTCCGGGTCCTCACCGATGGACGACACGAGGCGCTCCATGAGCTTGGTCTGCTCGGCGTTGTGGTGCGGGGTGTCCAGCGTCGGCCGCTCACCGGCCGGGTGACCTGTGGTGGCGGCCTCGAGGGCCATCGCCAGGTTGTTCCGTCCCGCGACGCTCTCCTCGTGTTCGGAGTCGAAGTCGGTGGGCCAGTCGCGTTCCTCGAAGAGGTAGTCGAAGTTGGTCAGTGACTTCCTGACCTCCTCGCCGTCCTTCTTCTCGGTGAAGTCGTGGTCCTCGTCCTTGGTGAGGAAGGTGCCGTTGAAGAAGGACGTCGCGGCGTCCGGGTTGTTGGCAAGGGCCTTGAGGTAGCCCGTCACAGGGTCCCAACCGGTGTCCGTGCCCGTGTGGTTGAGCGTCGCGTCGGGGCCCATGCGCTGCCAGGCGCCGTGCCGCCCGTTGCCCGTGAACTTCTTCTCCGTGGCCATGAGCTTGTCGCCGTAGCTGTTCAGGAACCGGTCGTCGTAGTCGCCCCAGCGCATCAGGTTGCTCATCACCTGTCCGCCCAGCGGGAAGCCCCCGCCGCGGCCCACGGGCTGGTCGACCAGGGCCACCATGTTGCCCTTCCAGGAGGTCATCGCGGCGCTGTCGCTCTGGGTGGCGGTGGCGAGGGTGAGACCCAGGTTCTTCTGGAGGTCGTCGAACTGTTCCCGGCGGTCACGGCGCAGGTCCCAGCCGGTGTTCGGGTCGGTGAC carries:
- a CDS encoding DUF6571 family protein; the protein is MDLDTLRHANLTLLDDAVEDWSVIVRNLRTLAEDAEKGLHQAANKASWAGENSQVTKEFIGKTAGEIKDAHTQAKSIHGVLKDTAGELRKYHTQLKDAIDRGLKKNLTVMDTGDGGFTVTMNVHPDRAAEGHTPPSHTQGDVNALRDEIQGILGKATESDVSAGKVLKALAEQTNHGFGDASYEDRDAAAEALRTADDLAALAKKDPDELSTAEFDRLNQGLNTYSADPLFAERFATALGPRKTLDFWTGVTDPNTGWDLRRDRREQFDDLQKNLGLTLATATQSDSAAMTSWKGNMVALVDQPVGRGGGFPLGGQVMSNLMRWGDYDDRFLNSYGDKLMATEKKFTGNGRHGAWQRMGPDATLNHTGTDTGWDPVTGYLKALANNPDAATSFFNGTFLTKDEDHDFTEKKDGEEVRKSLTNFDYLFEERDWPTDFDSEHEESVAGRNNLAMALEAATTGHPAGERPTLDTPHHNAEQTKLMERLVSSIGEDPDERLLKHGHMLDSVGQITSEYLPDINRSISDADRTDPDSTSWERTQKMYPMYGEEAVLDPRDVTKLLFTVGQNPDGYAAVEVGQKAYMSQLMEHHLNPDLPAGQVVDDDTEGVVRQIATKSGEVSGILGLGRQEELAAAGKERDEAYKDSMDLVKSGISGGLGTAVGVGTSFVATPWVGAVAGGATTTVTGTVLEAMFQDFKSTELEDSEDARGERWQQSLESNGSRSGQAARLAAEEHGMVDPADAETWARESGRQGFYNAQAIVDGRTPGSRTTS